A window of the Listeria swaminathanii genome harbors these coding sequences:
- the ispD gene encoding 2-C-methyl-D-erythritol 4-phosphate cytidylyltransferase, producing the protein MNYELVFLAAGQGKRMNAQKNKMWLDLVDEPIFIHALRPFLADNRCSKVIVVCQEEERKHVKKLMSQLNVAEHRIEIVKGGSERQYSVAAGLERCGTESVVLVHDGARPFVTVDIIDRLLMGVKQSKAAICAVRVKDTVKRVVNDVVQETVDRENLWQIQTPQAFELHILQKAHQLARKEQFLGTDEASLVERIPCPVAIVQGSYYNIKLTTPEDMPLAKAILGELGGKVND; encoded by the coding sequence ATGAATTATGAGTTGGTTTTTTTAGCAGCAGGTCAAGGAAAGCGAATGAATGCTCAAAAAAACAAAATGTGGCTAGATCTAGTTGATGAACCGATTTTTATTCATGCCTTGCGTCCTTTTTTAGCGGATAATCGTTGTTCCAAAGTGATTGTCGTGTGTCAAGAAGAGGAAAGAAAGCATGTAAAGAAATTAATGAGTCAGCTAAATGTTGCTGAACATCGAATTGAAATCGTGAAGGGCGGAAGTGAACGCCAATATAGCGTAGCGGCGGGGCTGGAACGTTGTGGAACAGAGAGTGTCGTGTTGGTACATGATGGTGCTAGGCCGTTTGTTACAGTAGATATTATTGATCGACTGTTAATGGGTGTAAAACAAAGTAAAGCCGCGATTTGTGCAGTGAGAGTAAAAGATACGGTGAAACGAGTTGTGAATGACGTCGTTCAAGAAACAGTTGACCGAGAAAATCTTTGGCAAATTCAAACGCCGCAAGCCTTTGAACTGCATATTTTACAAAAGGCGCATCAACTTGCTCGAAAAGAACAATTTTTAGGGACGGATGAAGCTAGTTTAGTGGAGCGAATTCCTTGTCCGGTTGCTATTGTCCAAGGAAGCTATTATAATATTAAGCTGACAACTCCTGAAGATATGCCGCTTGCAAAGGCGATATTAGGAGAACTTGGAGGGAAAGTAAATGATTAG
- the radA gene encoding DNA repair protein RadA, whose product MAKAKRTTKFVCQACGYESAKWMGKCPNCNEWNQMVEALEPSKKSRSAFNHTGEPSKATPITQIASEIEQRVETNMPELNRVLGGGVVPGSMVLVGGDPGIGKSTLLLQVSAQLTLTNKKVLYISGEESIKQTKLRAERLQVSGDNLYVYAETNLEAVQETIDFVKPDFVVIDSIQTVYHPDVTSAAGSVSQVRECTAALMRIAKMQNIAIFIVGHVTKEGAIAGPRLLEHMVDTVLYFEGERHHAYRILRAVKNRFGSTNEMGIFEMRDVGLVEVANPSEVFLEERLEGASGSTVVASMEGTRPVLVEIQALVSPTMFGNAKRMATGIDYNKVSLIMAVLEKRVGLMLQNQDAYLKAAGGVKLDEPAVDLAVAVSVASSYRDKPTKSTDCFIGELGLTGEIRRVARIEQRVQEAAKLGFKRIFIPKNNEGTWKIPKDVEVVGVETIGEALKKALPN is encoded by the coding sequence ATGGCTAAAGCAAAAAGGACGACCAAATTTGTATGTCAGGCATGTGGGTATGAATCGGCAAAATGGATGGGTAAATGTCCGAATTGCAATGAGTGGAATCAAATGGTGGAGGCGTTAGAGCCATCGAAGAAATCGCGCTCGGCTTTTAATCATACAGGAGAACCTTCAAAAGCGACTCCGATTACACAAATAGCAAGCGAAATAGAACAACGTGTTGAAACAAATATGCCAGAATTAAATCGAGTGCTTGGTGGCGGGGTAGTTCCGGGATCAATGGTGCTTGTCGGAGGAGATCCTGGTATCGGGAAGTCTACTTTATTACTACAAGTATCGGCGCAACTTACACTTACAAATAAAAAAGTATTATATATTTCTGGGGAAGAATCTATCAAGCAAACGAAACTTCGCGCAGAACGATTGCAAGTTTCTGGGGATAATTTATACGTTTATGCAGAGACAAATTTAGAAGCTGTTCAGGAAACAATTGATTTTGTGAAGCCTGATTTTGTCGTAATTGATTCAATCCAGACGGTTTATCACCCGGATGTTACGAGTGCAGCGGGGAGCGTTTCGCAAGTTAGAGAATGTACAGCAGCGTTAATGCGAATTGCCAAAATGCAAAATATTGCTATCTTTATTGTTGGTCATGTGACAAAGGAAGGTGCGATTGCGGGACCACGTCTACTTGAACATATGGTAGATACTGTGCTTTATTTTGAAGGGGAGCGTCATCATGCTTACCGGATTTTGCGTGCAGTGAAAAACCGTTTTGGATCAACGAACGAAATGGGTATCTTTGAAATGCGGGACGTTGGGCTTGTTGAAGTGGCTAATCCATCAGAAGTTTTCTTAGAAGAACGTCTTGAAGGCGCTTCTGGGTCAACGGTAGTAGCGTCAATGGAAGGAACTCGTCCAGTTCTTGTGGAGATTCAGGCACTTGTTTCACCGACAATGTTTGGTAACGCTAAACGAATGGCGACTGGAATTGATTATAATAAAGTGTCGCTAATTATGGCTGTTTTAGAAAAACGAGTAGGTTTGATGTTGCAAAATCAAGATGCTTATTTGAAAGCGGCTGGTGGAGTTAAATTGGATGAACCAGCAGTGGATTTGGCAGTTGCGGTAAGTGTGGCATCTAGCTATCGTGATAAACCAACGAAAAGTACAGACTGTTTTATTGGGGAACTTGGGCTTACAGGAGAAATTCGCCGAGTAGCGAGAATTGAACAACGTGTGCAAGAAGCTGCGAAACTTGGTTTTAAACGAATTTTTATTCCTAAAAATAACGAGGGAACGTGGAAGATACCAAAAGACGTAGAAGTTGTTGGGGTAGAAACAATTGGAGAGGCTTTGAAGAAAGCTTTACCGAACTGA
- a CDS encoding ATP-dependent Clp protease ATP-binding subunit encodes MMFGRFTQRAQKVLALSQEEAMRLNHSNLGTEHILLGLVREGEGIAAKALYELGISSEKVQQEVEGLIGHGEKAVTTIQYTPRAKKVIELSMDEARKLGHTYVGTEHILLGLIREGEGVAARVLSNLGISLNKARQQVLQLLGGGEATGAGRQTNTQATPTLDSLARDLTVIAREDNLDPVIGRSKEIQRVIEVLSRRTKNNPVLIGEPGVGKTAIAEGLAQQIVRNEVPETLRGKRVMTLDMGTVVAGTKYRGEFEDRLKKVMDEIRQAGNVILFIDELHTLIGAGGAEGAIDASNILKPPLARGELQCIGATTLDEYRKYIEKDAALERRFQPIKVDEPTVEESVQILHGLRDRYEAHHRVAITDEALEAAVRLSDRYISDRFLPDKAIDVIDEAGSKVRLKSFTTPKNVKEMENNLTDLKKEKDAAVQGQEFEKAAALRDKEQKLKKSLEETKANWQEKQGLDHSEVTEDIVAEVVASWTGIPVAKLAETETNKLLNMEKLIHERVIGQDAAVKAVSLAVRRARAGLKDPKRPIGSFIFLGPTGVGKTELARALAESMFGDEDSMIRIDMSEYMEKFSTARLVGAPPGYVGYEEGGQLTEKVRQKPYSVVLLDEIEKAHPDVFNMLLQVLDDGRLTDSKGRVVDFRNTVIIMTSNIGAQEMKQDKSMGFNVVDPIKDHKAMEHRVLQDLKQAFRPEFINRIDETIVFHSLQEKELKQIVTLLTAQLTKRLAERDIHVKLTEGAKAKIAKDGYDPEYGARPLKRAIQKEVEDMLSEELLRGNIKVGDYIEIGVKDGKLEVRKKAAPKKKTTTKKVKAK; translated from the coding sequence ATGATGTTTGGACGGTTTACGCAAAGAGCTCAGAAAGTACTCGCGTTGTCACAAGAAGAGGCGATGCGTTTGAATCATAGTAATTTAGGAACGGAACATATACTGTTAGGCCTTGTACGAGAGGGCGAAGGAATTGCGGCGAAAGCTCTTTATGAACTGGGAATTAGTTCGGAAAAAGTGCAGCAAGAAGTGGAAGGATTAATTGGTCATGGTGAAAAAGCTGTGACAACGATTCAATATACACCACGCGCGAAAAAAGTAATTGAACTTTCGATGGATGAGGCTCGTAAATTAGGGCATACTTACGTTGGGACAGAACATATTTTACTTGGGCTTATTCGTGAAGGTGAAGGAGTTGCAGCGCGAGTTTTAAGTAATCTTGGTATTAGTTTGAACAAAGCGCGTCAGCAAGTTTTACAGCTTCTTGGTGGCGGAGAAGCTACTGGTGCTGGTCGCCAAACAAATACGCAAGCAACTCCGACGTTAGATAGTTTGGCTCGTGATTTAACGGTTATTGCGCGTGAAGATAATTTGGATCCGGTTATTGGCCGCTCTAAGGAAATTCAACGTGTGATTGAGGTACTTAGTCGTCGGACGAAAAACAACCCTGTTCTTATTGGGGAGCCTGGTGTTGGTAAAACGGCGATTGCAGAAGGCTTGGCGCAACAAATTGTTCGTAATGAAGTGCCTGAGACTTTACGAGGAAAACGTGTTATGACGCTTGATATGGGGACTGTTGTAGCGGGTACAAAATATCGCGGTGAATTTGAAGACCGTTTGAAAAAAGTAATGGATGAAATTCGCCAAGCTGGTAATGTTATTCTATTTATTGATGAGTTGCACACTTTAATTGGTGCTGGTGGAGCGGAAGGTGCAATTGATGCATCGAATATCTTGAAGCCACCGCTAGCTCGTGGCGAATTGCAATGTATTGGTGCAACTACCTTGGATGAATATCGTAAATATATTGAAAAAGATGCTGCACTTGAAAGACGTTTCCAACCGATTAAAGTAGATGAACCGACTGTTGAAGAATCTGTTCAAATTTTACATGGTTTACGTGATCGTTATGAAGCGCATCACCGTGTTGCTATTACTGATGAAGCACTTGAAGCAGCTGTACGGTTATCTGATCGTTACATTTCAGACCGTTTCTTGCCAGATAAAGCGATTGATGTAATTGATGAAGCTGGTTCGAAAGTACGTTTGAAATCTTTTACAACACCAAAAAACGTAAAGGAAATGGAAAACAATTTAACAGATTTGAAAAAAGAAAAAGATGCGGCTGTTCAAGGGCAAGAATTTGAAAAAGCGGCAGCATTACGTGATAAAGAACAAAAACTTAAAAAATCACTAGAAGAAACGAAAGCAAATTGGCAAGAAAAACAAGGCCTTGACCATAGTGAAGTTACTGAAGATATTGTTGCTGAAGTGGTTGCTAGTTGGACAGGAATTCCTGTTGCAAAACTGGCGGAAACTGAGACGAATAAACTGCTTAATATGGAAAAACTTATACATGAGCGTGTGATTGGGCAGGATGCAGCTGTTAAAGCTGTGTCGCTAGCTGTTCGCCGGGCTCGCGCTGGTCTTAAAGATCCGAAACGTCCGATTGGTTCTTTTATTTTCCTTGGACCTACTGGGGTTGGTAAAACGGAACTTGCACGTGCACTTGCTGAATCGATGTTTGGTGATGAAGATTCGATGATTCGTATAGATATGTCCGAGTACATGGAGAAATTCTCGACTGCTCGTTTAGTTGGGGCTCCTCCTGGTTATGTGGGGTATGAAGAAGGTGGGCAACTGACGGAAAAAGTTCGTCAAAAACCTTATTCAGTAGTCCTTTTAGATGAAATTGAAAAAGCGCATCCGGATGTATTTAATATGTTGTTACAAGTGCTAGATGACGGGCGTTTGACGGATTCTAAAGGTCGTGTCGTTGATTTTAGAAATACGGTGATTATCATGACTTCCAATATTGGGGCTCAAGAAATGAAACAGGATAAATCAATGGGCTTTAACGTGGTGGATCCGATTAAAGATCATAAAGCAATGGAGCACCGCGTTTTACAAGACTTAAAACAGGCTTTTCGTCCAGAATTTATTAACCGGATTGACGAAACAATTGTGTTCCATTCGCTACAAGAAAAAGAATTGAAACAAATTGTTACGCTGTTAACTGCTCAATTAACGAAACGATTGGCTGAGCGTGATATTCATGTGAAATTAACGGAAGGCGCGAAAGCTAAAATCGCCAAAGACGGCTATGACCCAGAATACGGGGCGCGTCCTTTGAAACGAGCTATTCAAAAAGAAGTGGAAGATATGCTTTCTGAGGAATTGCTTCGTGGCAATATTAAAGTAGGCGATTACATTGAAATTGGTGTGAAGGACGGTAAATTAGAGGTTAGAAAAAAAGCTGCTCCTAAAAAGAAAACAACTACCAAAAAAGTAAAAGCAAAATAA
- a CDS encoding PIN/TRAM domain-containing protein, whose translation MLTWVIRVCFLILGGTTGVFSLPTLWVKLGIGHILLINNPYTDALIGALIFYLITFWAVKYVEAALNWLEEKLAKIAIATLVYGGLGLFVGLVIAFFASNALSQTNIPLLNSVVPVILTLVLGYLGFRIGISRRNEFGNFVNNRNAKKKTPEEEQSEEKSKKTYKILDTSVIIDGRIADILATGFLDGTVVIPLFVLAELQHIADSSDTLKRTRGRRGLDILNRIQKEDSIQVEMYEGDFEDTPEVDSKLVKLAKVMGGIVVTNDYNLNKVCEFQNVPVLNINDLANAVKPVVLPGEKMTVLMVKDGKEHNQGVAYLDDGTMIVVEDGRKFINETIQVEVTSVLQTSAGRMIFAKPS comes from the coding sequence ATGCTTACATGGGTAATTCGAGTGTGTTTTTTAATTCTAGGTGGGACAACGGGAGTCTTTTCGCTGCCAACACTTTGGGTGAAACTTGGAATAGGACACATTTTGCTAATTAATAATCCTTATACTGATGCTCTGATTGGTGCACTTATATTTTATCTTATTACTTTTTGGGCGGTGAAATATGTAGAAGCCGCACTTAATTGGTTAGAGGAAAAGTTAGCTAAAATTGCTATTGCAACTCTTGTTTATGGGGGACTTGGTTTATTTGTAGGATTAGTAATTGCGTTTTTTGCGAGCAATGCACTAAGTCAAACGAATATTCCGCTTTTAAATTCTGTAGTACCAGTTATTTTAACGTTAGTGCTAGGTTATTTAGGGTTCCGTATTGGAATCAGTCGTCGCAATGAATTTGGAAATTTTGTCAATAACAGAAATGCTAAGAAAAAAACACCGGAAGAAGAGCAATCAGAAGAAAAATCTAAAAAGACATACAAAATTCTAGACACAAGTGTTATTATTGATGGTCGTATTGCAGATATTTTAGCTACTGGATTTTTGGATGGAACGGTTGTTATTCCACTGTTTGTATTGGCTGAGCTGCAGCATATTGCGGATTCATCGGATACACTTAAACGAACAAGAGGTCGTCGAGGGTTAGATATTCTAAACCGAATTCAAAAAGAAGACTCTATTCAAGTGGAAATGTATGAAGGTGATTTTGAAGATACGCCAGAAGTCGACAGTAAACTTGTAAAACTTGCTAAAGTAATGGGCGGGATTGTTGTAACAAATGATTATAATTTAAATAAAGTATGTGAGTTCCAAAATGTACCAGTTTTAAATATTAATGATTTGGCCAATGCTGTGAAGCCTGTTGTTTTACCAGGAGAGAAAATGACTGTTCTTATGGTGAAAGATGGTAAGGAGCACAATCAAGGCGTTGCATATTTAGATGATGGAACGATGATTGTTGTGGAAGATGGTCGTAAATTTATTAATGAAACTATTCAAGTTGAAGTAACTAGTGTTCTACAAACATCAGCAGGAAGAATGATTTTTGCTAAACCATCCTGA
- a CDS encoding protein arginine kinase: MNVFEPRLSSWLENAGDDDDVVLSSRIRLARNLKDEKFPIYEQKEEIVDQIAEVFDDSFSLFKMNQISLLEKALLVEKHLISPYMMNKSEYGAVLLNEEENVSIMLNEEDHLRIQCMTPGLRLFDALEAALQIDGYVEEKLTYAFDKQFGYLTSCLTNVGTGMRASVMVHLPGLVTTKRIKSVIEAIRSLGFVVRGIYGEGSMPASSIFQVSNQVTLGKTETEIVEDLTQVMEQIIMQERVARTTLKQKFHIALEDRVFRSYGLLMNCRIISMKEAADAISDIRLGVELGFFEHISRQKMNELVLFSQPAFLRKEAGRDMDELEEKVIRAKVIREILGDK; the protein is encoded by the coding sequence ATGAATGTGTTTGAACCTCGGCTTAGTTCTTGGTTAGAAAATGCTGGTGATGACGATGATGTTGTCCTAAGTTCTCGTATTCGGCTTGCTAGGAATTTAAAAGATGAAAAATTTCCGATTTATGAACAAAAGGAAGAAATTGTTGACCAGATTGCAGAAGTTTTTGATGATAGTTTTTCTTTATTTAAAATGAATCAGATCTCTCTATTGGAAAAGGCTCTTTTGGTGGAGAAGCATTTGATTAGTCCTTATATGATGAATAAGAGTGAGTATGGGGCGGTTCTTTTAAATGAGGAAGAAAATGTGAGTATTATGTTAAATGAGGAAGACCATTTGCGGATACAGTGCATGACTCCTGGGTTGAGGTTGTTTGATGCGTTGGAGGCGGCTTTGCAAATTGATGGGTATGTGGAAGAGAAGTTGACGTATGCTTTTGATAAGCAGTTTGGATATTTGACGAGTTGTTTGACAAATGTTGGGACTGGAATGCGGGCTTCTGTGATGGTGCATTTACCGGGTCTTGTTACAACGAAAAGAATTAAAAGTGTGATTGAGGCGATTAGGAGTCTTGGTTTTGTGGTAAGAGGTATATACGGGGAAGGTAGCATGCCCGCAAGTAGTATATTCCAAGTTTCGAATCAAGTGACTTTAGGTAAAACTGAAACGGAAATTGTGGAAGATTTAACGCAAGTCATGGAACAAATTATTATGCAAGAACGTGTCGCTAGAACTACTTTGAAGCAAAAATTTCATATTGCACTGGAAGATAGAGTTTTTAGGTCATATGGATTATTGATGAATTGCCGAATTATTTCTATGAAAGAAGCAGCCGATGCTATATCAGATATACGGCTTGGTGTAGAATTAGGGTTTTTCGAGCATATTTCTCGCCAAAAAATGAATGAATTGGTACTATTTTCGCAACCAGCTTTTTTGAGAAAAGAAGCAGGGCGCGATATGGATGAATTAGAAGAGAAAGTAATACGGGCCAAAGTGATTCGCGAGATTTTGGGCGATAAATAA
- the epsC gene encoding serine O-acetyltransferase EpsC — translation MPTRLKEDITTIIKNDPATKSFFDAFLTNPGLHALWWHRVANFFYRHKMVLLGKVLAQTARFWTNIEIHPGATIGRRLFIDHGAGIVIGETAEIGEDVTIFHGVTLGGTGKDCGKRHPTVGDGALVSAGAKVLGPVEIGAGARIGAGAVVLKDVPPGATVVGIPAKVVRLNGRTVGHAVPKMDELTLRIAELENIVEKLLKEKE, via the coding sequence ATGCCAACTCGCTTAAAAGAAGATATTACAACAATTATAAAGAATGACCCTGCGACGAAGAGTTTTTTTGATGCTTTTTTAACGAATCCAGGATTGCATGCACTTTGGTGGCATCGTGTGGCGAACTTTTTTTACCGTCATAAAATGGTTTTGTTGGGGAAAGTATTAGCGCAGACCGCTCGTTTCTGGACTAATATAGAGATTCATCCAGGCGCAACTATTGGTAGAAGACTTTTTATTGATCATGGTGCAGGGATTGTTATTGGAGAAACTGCAGAAATTGGTGAAGATGTAACGATATTCCACGGGGTTACACTTGGGGGGACTGGGAAAGACTGCGGGAAACGCCATCCAACTGTCGGTGACGGGGCGCTCGTTTCAGCGGGGGCGAAAGTACTTGGGCCGGTAGAAATTGGAGCAGGCGCGCGTATTGGTGCGGGAGCTGTCGTTTTAAAAGACGTGCCACCTGGTGCAACGGTTGTCGGAATTCCGGCGAAGGTTGTTCGGTTGAATGGTCGCACGGTAGGTCATGCAGTCCCGAAAATGGACGAATTAACGTTACGAATTGCGGAATTAGAAAATATAGTAGAAAAACTTTTGAAGGAAAAGGAGTAG
- the ispF gene encoding 2-C-methyl-D-erythritol 2,4-cyclodiphosphate synthase encodes MIRIGQGYDVHKLAYDRELIIGGIKIPYEKGLLGHSDADVLLHAITDAIIGAIGACDIGHFFPDTDMAFKDADSAELLTEIWQKVEADGFRLGNLDATIIAEKPKMAPYVTQMKLRIAELLHADPTQVNVKATTTEKLGFTGREEGIASLAVVLLEK; translated from the coding sequence ATGATTAGAATTGGCCAAGGTTATGATGTACATAAACTTGCCTATGACCGAGAGCTGATTATTGGCGGGATTAAAATTCCTTATGAAAAAGGTTTGCTTGGCCACAGCGATGCAGATGTGCTGCTTCATGCCATAACGGATGCCATTATCGGGGCAATTGGTGCGTGTGATATTGGTCATTTTTTCCCGGATACAGATATGGCTTTTAAAGATGCGGACTCAGCGGAGTTACTTACTGAGATTTGGCAGAAAGTAGAGGCGGATGGTTTTCGTCTTGGAAATTTAGACGCTACTATTATTGCTGAAAAACCTAAAATGGCGCCATATGTAACTCAAATGAAGCTGAGGATTGCGGAGTTGCTACATGCGGATCCGACGCAAGTGAATGTAAAAGCAACGACAACAGAGAAATTAGGATTTACTGGTAGAGAAGAGGGAATCGCGAGTCTTGCGGTTGTCTTACTTGAAAAATAA
- a CDS encoding UvrB/UvrC motif-containing protein, producing the protein MICQRCGENKAVIALQQLNEAGKVESLYLCENCAANEALSSEKDLVKAMDTFSEVALDFLTLLQKEENVQKKVVCGNCQLSFDEFLQTNRVGCSECYSAFEEQLVPIIGRVQNGYTKHVGKVPAEVERAEGVQNEISHLQEKLALLVKNEEFEEAAIIRDEIRALKAGGEDK; encoded by the coding sequence ATGATCTGTCAAAGATGTGGGGAAAATAAGGCTGTTATTGCTTTACAACAATTAAATGAGGCTGGGAAAGTAGAGTCATTGTATCTATGTGAGAATTGTGCAGCTAATGAAGCTCTCTCTTCGGAAAAAGATTTAGTCAAGGCAATGGATACTTTTAGTGAGGTTGCTCTGGATTTCTTAACACTTTTACAAAAAGAAGAAAATGTGCAGAAAAAGGTTGTTTGTGGGAATTGTCAGCTTAGTTTTGATGAGTTTTTACAAACGAATCGAGTGGGTTGTTCGGAATGTTATTCGGCTTTTGAAGAGCAGTTGGTACCTATTATTGGGCGAGTACAGAATGGATATACAAAGCATGTTGGGAAAGTACCTGCAGAGGTTGAGCGAGCAGAGGGTGTTCAAAATGAGATTAGTCATTTGCAAGAAAAATTAGCTCTCTTGGTTAAAAATGAAGAGTTTGAAGAAGCTGCGATCATTCGTGATGAAATTAGGGCTTTGAAAGCTGGGGGTGAGGATAAATGA
- the gltX gene encoding glutamate--tRNA ligase — MSETKRVRVRYAPSPTGFLHIGNARTALFNYLFARHNDGDFIIRIEDTDAKRNIADGEESQMTNLKWLGMDWDEGVDVPGKYGPYRQSERQSIYEPLIQELLDKDLAYKCYCTEEELDAEREKQKANGEMPRYSGKCRHLTKEQQAEKEAQGFKPSIRFKVPANETITFNDMVKDDVSFESNGIGDFVIAKKDGIPTYNFAVAVDDHLMEISHVLRGDDHISNTPKQIMIYNAFGWEPPIFGHMTLIVNESRRKLSKRDGSIIQFIEQYRDLGYLPEALFNFIAMLGWSPEGEEEIFSKEEFIKMFDPKRLSKSPALFDNVKLTWVNNQYVKKLPLNDVVELSLPHLQKAGVVSAELNQAELDWVHKLVSLYHEQMSYGAEIVPLSEMFFADAESITFDEEETAVLAEETVPTVISAFKKELEALEVLEAAEVKAAIKRVQKETGVKGKGLFMPIRIVTTGEMHGPELPLAIEVLGLEKVLNRLDTWLKNN, encoded by the coding sequence GTGAGTGAAACAAAACGAGTACGTGTGCGTTATGCGCCAAGTCCAACTGGATTTTTGCATATTGGGAATGCGCGTACTGCCTTATTTAACTATTTATTTGCAAGACATAATGATGGAGATTTTATCATTAGAATTGAAGACACGGATGCTAAGCGTAACATAGCTGATGGTGAAGAAAGCCAAATGACAAACTTGAAATGGCTTGGTATGGACTGGGATGAAGGTGTTGATGTTCCTGGGAAATACGGACCTTACCGTCAATCCGAACGTCAATCGATCTATGAGCCGCTAATTCAAGAACTTTTGGACAAAGATTTGGCATATAAATGCTATTGTACAGAAGAAGAATTAGATGCAGAACGTGAAAAACAAAAAGCAAATGGTGAAATGCCTCGTTATAGCGGGAAATGTCGCCATTTAACAAAAGAACAACAAGCGGAAAAAGAAGCGCAAGGCTTTAAACCGAGCATTCGTTTCAAAGTGCCTGCGAATGAAACAATTACTTTTAACGATATGGTAAAAGATGACGTTTCTTTTGAGTCAAATGGTATTGGTGATTTTGTTATTGCGAAAAAAGATGGAATTCCGACTTATAACTTTGCTGTAGCAGTGGATGACCATTTGATGGAAATCTCGCATGTTCTTCGTGGGGATGACCACATTTCGAATACACCAAAACAAATTATGATTTACAATGCTTTTGGCTGGGAACCACCAATTTTCGGTCATATGACGCTGATTGTGAATGAAAGTAGACGTAAACTAAGTAAACGTGATGGCTCGATTATTCAATTTATCGAACAATATCGTGACTTAGGATATTTACCAGAAGCGTTATTTAACTTTATCGCTATGCTTGGTTGGTCTCCTGAAGGGGAAGAAGAAATTTTCTCTAAAGAAGAGTTCATTAAGATGTTTGATCCGAAGCGTTTATCTAAATCACCAGCATTATTTGATAATGTTAAATTGACTTGGGTGAATAACCAATACGTGAAAAAATTACCGCTAAATGATGTCGTAGAACTTTCTTTACCTCATTTACAAAAAGCGGGCGTTGTTTCTGCAGAGCTCAATCAAGCAGAACTTGATTGGGTGCATAAATTAGTTTCGCTTTATCATGAGCAAATGAGCTATGGTGCGGAAATTGTGCCACTTTCGGAAATGTTCTTTGCGGATGCGGAGTCGATTACTTTTGATGAAGAAGAAACAGCAGTTCTGGCTGAAGAAACAGTGCCAACCGTTATTTCGGCTTTCAAAAAAGAGTTAGAAGCACTGGAAGTTCTTGAAGCTGCGGAAGTTAAAGCTGCTATCAAGCGTGTCCAAAAAGAAACGGGCGTAAAAGGTAAAGGTTTGTTTATGCCAATTCGTATTGTGACAACTGGTGAAATGCATGGTCCGGAATTACCACTTGCAATTGAGGTTCTTGGCCTTGAAAAAGTGCTTAATCGTTTGGATACATGGTTGAAAAATAATTAA